Genomic DNA from Kluyveromyces lactis strain NRRL Y-1140 chromosome C complete sequence:
TTTCTTGGGCTGTTGTGTTTGGATCCGTCGATTGTGAGTGGTCTTGATATGGCATGACATTTCCATTTTCATCGAAAATAGGGAGTCTGCAGATTGGACAAGTGGGAGATCTTGCTATCCAATTTTTAAGACAAGATAAATGCAATGCGTGCGTGCAAGGTAGAATCTTGACTTTTTTACCGTcgctttttctttgatggcTTGGTAGAAAGTCTTCCATACAAACAATACAAATGTCAATCTCCCCTGATTCAATTTGTATATCCGTCGCATCCATCAGAGATGCATCCAAACTTTTGCtacttttccaatttttccaCAATCCTCTAGCAGATTTAAATGTAGTGATCGCTTCCCACAGAACCGTCACCATCATTACTCTGCCGGTGGAGAAAGAGGAAGCGAATTTAATTATAACTTTAACAGTACtaatgaaaacatcaatTAATTTCTCATAAATGAATTTCCCTTCCAATCCTGCATTttcctcatcctcatcctcatcttcttcaatggcAACGGCATTTGGCCTTTCTTCGTGATTGATAACAGGCTCATCGACGTGATGATCCGCATTGCGACGAATTCTTGCTCTGTTTTGAATAGTAGAAAGCTCAAACAAATTGAGCCCAGTACGTAAGATAACCTGCAGTAAATCTGTCCCAAGTATAGCATATTGGCTTATAATGAACAGGGTATATGTAACGTCAATGTTAGATTTGTACAAGATCTTATTAACGTAATATGCCACTATGATACCATCTACGGCTGTTAGGACTAATAAATTGAACATGAACCTCGAAAGTAatatatctttcaaagtaaGGCGCATGTCATTTGCCTGGAAAGTGACTTCCATTCTGTCCTTGAGGATCCAGTGTAACGTTCTACAGCAAACAAAAAGCACACAGTGTATCTGCATAACTGAGATGAGCCCATTCATCGACGAGCACGATAATAACAAAGTTATTACGGTATACGATATCCGTTCGAGAATATGTTCATATTCAATCAACCGTAACTGTCCAAATAGCATGTGAATGACACCCTTTAGTATTAAGACGCTGTTTAATAGAAAGAGATTCCCCCATATCATGGCATGGATACCCTCGGTAATCTTCGTCATTGCATGCAAATAAGAGAAAGATGTTGTTACACAATAATGTAAAGACCATGCGGCTGCCGTATATGACATAAGGGAGTAGGCAATAAACTTTTGGGTCAGAAACACATTTTGCGGTTGACCAGGAGCACCAGCTTCAGGATTCCGATTGAATAAACCAAACATGACGTCGACGTTGTAGCAAGCTTGagaagaatcaaaaggTCAGTCTCCGAAAAGTGATAGGACATAAACTGTCTCAGCTCCTTGTTTCGATTCCCAGTTTTGTCTGCAAGATGTTTCTCTTTGGATCATTTCACAGTTTTAAACCTTTTTTTAGTCTGTATAAACGTTTCGATATCTTTCAAGTTGCGTATAAGAAAAATAGAGTTTGATAAAATACATACATGGGAGTGTAGAAGAGTTATATCAAGGGAAAGCTGAAGTTCTGCTATGTCTAAGGTTGCGTAGTTGATGCTATATAGGTATACGTGCTAAGGCGGCGAGTTAAGAGAATAAATGAGTGCTATAGCATTGAAACTGGGTGCGTTGCTTGTACGGCAGGTTACACGACCAATGGCAAACGTGCTGAAGCGGCAAGCAAAAGAGCATGCTGTATTCAAGGAAATTTGCATCGGTTTGGCCCAGAAAATGCACGTTGCAGATGTTGTGTTGAGAAGCAAACTGACGCCAACTaagttttccaaaacgATTCGTCCGTTGAACGATACGAAAGCTGTTGAAAATGGTGCAACGTTGCTCAGCGAAGGCTTTGTATTTGGTGTTACGGGTAGTGTTGTAGTGTGGGAGACTTTAAGACAGCGTCAAAAGGAGCTGGATAGACGTGAACAGGTCACTCAAGATATTGCTTTTTTACAATCGGAAATCGAAGAACTGAGATCAACGACTAAGACCCAAAGCGACCAAATAAAATCATGTCAAAGTCTTAAGGAAGAACTAAAATTAATTCAGTCAAAACTCTCCTCACATAAatgaaaatacaaaaaGGATATTGGACCACCGATATTCTAACGGAACAAACTTGTATATAGTCCTATTCTGGAATGAATAAGTATTTGAGTATAGACGTAAACACAAGCTCTAATATTAACAGGTCATGAGTAAAAGTAGGAATTGGATTATAGATGTTACATATACATAACTGTTTAATAAAAATATGGAAATGGAATAGATGAGGGTTAAATTGCacttttgatattttgagATAAGATAATGCGGTGAATTAGTAGTGTACCATCACGACAAGGGAAAAGAGAGGGGGGGGAAGTGGagatgaaaatatacaaCCCTTCACCCTGGGATATGATTACAGTTAGAGTCAAAAAgtagaagaaatataataatgaaataacAATAGAGAGCTGTTTTTAAGCGCTTAGTCTCATTAAActtcattcaaattgatacaATTTTCACGCTTCATTTATGCTTCTTTTCCactttcaacaacaaagCCTTGTTGATATGAGGTAGAACACCACCAGAAGCGATAGTGGCTCTGATCAAGGAGtctaattcatcatcacctCTGATAGCAAGTTGTAAATGTCTTGGGGTAATTCTCTTCaccttcaaatctttagCAGCGTTACCAGCCAATTCCAAAACTTCAGCAGTCAAATACTCAAGAACAGCAGTCAAGTAAATAGCAGCCTTGGACCCAACACGGGTTCTTCCAGCAGCAtttctcttcaaataaCGCTTCACTCTCCCAACCGGAAACTGAAGACCAGCTCTAGCAGAATGTGATTGTGATTTCAATGAACCACTGTCTTTGGCTCCCGACTTACCCTTTCCACCGTGTACTTTTCCTGACATGTTGTTTCTCCTATAATAACTTTAATATGCTCTTTCTTGCAATGTCTGATCGTATATATCTCAAACTTGAAAGCAAACAGCAGATTCTATCTTTTCTTAGTCCCTCTGGTCCAATATTCAACTTATGTGAAGTTAAGTTAAGTTAAGTTGATATCgatttgtttttgtttgttttgatgtttattttttatttttatttttctgtCTGAAAGTTTCGTGTTTCCTCTCTTACTTTCATATTGTGAGATTTGCTACAAGTAATAAGATTTGGGGTAAGGGCTAGGAAGAACCGGGAGGGACGAAGgtatttgaaataatgaagatatACAGGCATCGACATGTCTGGAGTTGTCAAAGGTGAACATACGGTTTGATTGGTCTAGCTTTGAAGTGCAGTTTGCCgctttcttgatttttttttttttgccgCCTGCTATTCTACCggttgttttttttttccttttccctCAGACGAGACAGCATGGCAGGGTAACTATTTATGAACTCGAGATGCTTGCAACCTTGTACCCTTAAAGAGCGTAGGAGCCACTGATGGATTTAAGAAACGTTCCGGCTCATTTCGAAGAACATATGGTAGTGGTGTTACTGCAATGATGGTATTTTCACTGTGTGTCCCCTTTAATTTTAAATGAGGGCCGGAATTCGTTTTTCGAATGGAATAGTAAAAGGGCTTTAAAGTGAATGCTTGACAACTGAGCATTTTCAGTTAGACTAATGTTCCAATTTTTGTACGTGCATCCGAAAATTTGTCTGTATTGCCAGCCTCTTTTACCTCCTTTCCTCCAACTAATAGGGGCTTCATGCAGCGTCTATTATAGGGGGAAGGGCATTTACTTAAcaaaatttttggaaacCCTTTGATAATAATGCACTTGTACCATTTCTTAGGTGCGTCGTTACTATGGTAATACATAGATTGTATTTTCCGTGCGTTTTTTTAGACATTTTTTTGCGGGCATGCGTGATGAATTCTAACTATAACAATCCTACACACTTTGCGTGAAGAAAAGTGGAAAATATAGAAGTTTAAATGCTCAGCTAATATTTTGTCATAAATCAATAAACTATGGAACCTGGTGAATATATAACAATGCTACCGTTTCTCTCATCTACATCTTGAGTCCTAACTCGACCCAATTAAGTTGATTTCCAAGTCCATAACTTAAAGCAGTTAAACAATCAGCTTTTACGATAGAAAGTCCACACTCGGTAAAATCAAACGATTATTTTATTGAATCTTTTGGAGTGTGTCACTTCTGTACATAGTATTATCGTGAAGGGCGCAGACATCAACTCTGAGTTAGGTTATCTATAGAATTGTTCCGAGTTAAAGATTAGTTTATTCCTTTTCTGATGTGGTTTTTGAACTCAGTTAATCTGTTGTTTCTGGTATGTTCGGTTGCCCTACATCTAGATGCCGTTAACGCATGGTCTCCGACAAATGGTTACGCTCCTGGTGTGGTCGATTGTGATGAGAATATAAACTTGGTTAGAAAAGCTGATGCTGTttcagatgatgaagcGGATTGGTTGAAAGTTAGACACGAATCTACTGTACCAGCTTTGAAGGACTTCTTGCAGCGTGGTTTTAAGGGTTTTACCAATGACACCTCAATCATTGATAAACTGTTAGCGACCCAAGACACTGCTCCCAAGGTTGCTATTGCCTGCTCTGGTGGTGGTTATAGAGCAATGTTGAGCGGTGCTGGTATGATTTCTGCCATGGATAATAGAACTGACGGTGCAAATGATCATGGTTTGGGTGGGTTATTACAAAGTTCAACTTATTTGGCTGGTTTGTCTGGTGGTAACTGGCTCGTTGGGACTTTGGCCTACAATAACTGGACTTCTGTTCAAGCAATTATCAACAACATGACTGACGATAATAGTATTTGGGATATTAGTAATTCTATCGTCAATCCTGGCGGTATCAACATTTTTTCCAGTATTTCTCGTTGGGATGACATCTCAGACGCAGtggaagagaaaaaaaaagccGGCTTCAACACATCTATAACTGATGTATGGGGCCGCGCCCTATCTTACAATTTCTTCCCATCATTGGACGAAGGTGGTGTGGGTTATACGTGGAATACCTTGAGagatgttgatgtttttaAAAATGGTGAAATGCCTTTCCCTATTTCAGTAGCTGTTGGTAGATATCCCGGTACTCAGGTTGTCAATTTGAATGCAACTGTCTTTGAATTTAATCCATTTGAAATGGGCTCCTGGGATTACACCTTACATACTTTCACCGATGTTAGATATGCTGGTACCAATGTTACTAATGGTACTCCAAACGTAACAGGAAAATGTGTTGCAGGCTTCGATAATACAGGTTTTGTTATGGGTACGTCCTCCTCCTTGTTTAACCAATTTTTATTACAACTTAACACTACTGATTTGCCATCTTTCTTGTACAACTTACTTCACGGATTCTTGACTGATGCTTCTGATGATTACGATGACATCTCGATTTGGGCACCAAACCCGTTCTACGAAATCACGAACATACCTTCTAATTATTCCCAATCCATCAGTGAAGATGATACATTGTATTTAGTGGATGGTGGTGAAGATGGGCAAAATATCCCATTGACACCATTGCTGCAAACTGAGCGGGAAATCGATGTTATCTTTGCTTTGGATAACAGTGCAGACACGGATCAATCTTGGCCTGACGGATTTTCATTGACTCAGACTTACGCTCGTCAATTTGGTCTGCAAGGGAAAGGCATTGCCTTCCCTTATGTTCCAGATGTGAACACTTTCACCAATCTTGGATTAAATACAAGACCTACCTTCTTTGGGTGCGATGCAAGAAATTTGACTGATCTAGAATCAATTCCACCTTTAGTAGTTTATATGCCAAACACAAGGGAGTCCTTCAACAGTAACACATCTACGTTTAAAATGTCGTACTCCACTTCCGAAAGGTTTAAGATGATCCAAAACGGTTTCGAAGCTGTCACCATGAAAAATCTCACTAAAGATGAGAACTTTATGGGGTGTATCTCATGCGCCATATTGAGACGGAAACAAGAATCACTAAATTATACACTTCCATCTGAATGTGATGCTTGTTTCGAAAAATACTGCTGGAATGGAACTGTCGATGCCACCACCCCTATCTCAAGCACTACATCCTCCTCTGCAAGTTCCACCTCAACATCTGATTCCGgcaataaagaaaatagtGCCAGAATTTTGGCCCCAAGAAGTACGCTATCTTTGTTGATTGGAGGTTTAGCTAGTGTCTTCATCTCTTTCTAGTTTACCCATGAGTATCAAActaaaaccaaaaaaatatatatgcatTGAGTTTTCAGATGTTCATGCAGATTCGTTCTTATGAATTCGTCATTGTACCTCCTTCGTTTCCAATTTCTCTAGATGATCTCCTTTGACCAATGACCAAATCATTGACAAGACTGGAGTATATAAAAGTATCTTGATATGATTCGTTAAAAAGTAATATAATAGATACAAACGATAAATGGTACCGAATTGCGTCGATCATTAGTGTACTTATTAAAGCGTCGTGTGAAGTAATGGTTTAATAAActctattttttttaaactTTATTTGTCTCTGACGTGATTTTGAGTATTTAGATACtaaaaaatgaaaactaTCTTTAAATATTAAATATGCGACATGTCAGgtagaaaaggaaaagtaATCTCGCATGCAAGTATGAGTCTCTATGTTATTTATCGAAAGGTTTATATTATATAAGTATGCATACTACAGAACATCTCGGAAACTCATATTATTCCTCAAAGTAACTGGAAATGCTAGTCTCTGATTCTAGCATATCCTTTAGTGATAACATTATTAACTCCTACTCGCCTATTTTCTAAAGCTAAAAGAAGGTCCCTCATAACGATGCCAGGTTCTTCTCTTGCTTCTCTATATTTGATACCCATTTCACCCCTTGCTGCAACAGCAGATGAAACATTTCCCTGATTTTTTAGGTCTGTCGAGCTGGACTTGGATCCAGCGGTCAACCAactatatttttttttgttaccCCCTGCAATCATCAAATTGGCAGTTGCATTTGATGCACGATATTGAGTCTCTTCAGTATCTAACCTAGCATCCgttgtttgtttttctAAACCGAGTGCTATTCTTCTCTgtactcttctttcttcttgagTCTTTTGTCTTAATGCTAAATCCCTCAAAGAACGACTCACTTCACTCCTCCTTCCCGTGTTTAGTTTAACACCTTTCCGTCTATGTATGGATAGGATTAAAGAGTTCGTTATCACGTCCCTCATGTAAAGTTCACATGCAGTAGACATTAATCCGAGTATATCAGTgtttttattgaaatcttgatGAAAGTTTTGTTCTGATGcaattcttttcatgaAATCTGAAATGTTCTTAGGATGTAGGAATGGAGGATGAGATGGGACCTGGTTATTTGCTGAAATACCGGTTGCTTTTGTTCTAGCAACTGTGCTACTTAGCAATGCCTCTTCCTCTCTTATATCAACACCGGCCGATAACAAAGCATCACTAAGCTTGTCTGGATCACTTTGCTGTGGTTTTGTAGTTGAGGCAGTCGTACTACCTGTTGAACCCCCGgcattcttcttctgttctGCTTTCTGTGATTGTTTGCTTGTCGTACTCGTCGTCTTCAAATTTGGCGTACTTGAGTTTCGCGGAGATGCTAGGTTTGTAGTTGGAGATGATGCTTTAGGTAGAGCTAATGGCTGTTCTGTAACCATAGTATCGAATGGCGTAGGCAGATCACTGCCAAAATCTGAGCCACTGGGTTCCAGCCCGTTCTCTACTTTGCCAAATTCGAATGATTTGGAACgtttatttgaagataaatcTTCCGGTTCagaattctttctcttggGCGATTTTGCCATCGTATTTTATACTAATTAGACCAATAGTGATAGTTTTCTCTGGTGAAACACGGGGGTAAAAAGAATCGTATTGGATACTTGAGGACACCTATTGCACTTGTCCCAAAAATGCAGGCAAATAAACtatgaaaagaataagtCAATCTTTAAAAACAGGTCCAAATGCGGCCTATCAATTAAAATCCAGTTTCAGCGAAAAACGTACAACCTTaatgatttcaacaaagataaaaaaacGTGCGAGTATTAAACATTATGCTAAAAAGTTCTATCTAGTTCCTAcctctttcttcatttaGATGCTATTGTTTGCTGgctttgattttttcaagatTGAAAGATCACATAATCCGGGTAACGAAgctcatttcttttccttgCAAAAAATTTGTCAAAAGCgtatctcatctcatctcatcgccTAACTGAACATACAACACAAAACCAATATCGAAAGGTTTCAGTTAACTTCCATCAACCATTCCATTAGCGTCCGATAGAAGGTCACTTTCTGTATTAAAAACTCTAAAGAGATTTATCAGGAAATTTATTCCTCACGAAGTAGGACAGACAAACAGACAAATTGGACATGTCATCCTCTTCCAGATACGTAACCTTTGAAGGTTCACGGAACTTTCGTTTACGAGTAGTAATGGCTACATTGTCAGGAAAAGCTATAAAGATAGAAAAGATACGTTCTGATGACCTAAATCCGGGTTTAAAAGATTACGAAGTCTCTTTTCTAAGATTGATGGAAGCGGTAACGAATGGTAGTTCAATAGAAATTTCATACACTGGTACCACCGTCATCTTCAGACCAGGAATAATTACTGGTGGTTCATACACACATCAATGTCCGAACAGTAAACCTGTGGGCTATTTTGCCGAGCCAATGTTGTATTTAGCCCCCttctcaaagaagaaattctCAATCCTATTCCGTGGTATAACATCTTCACATAATGATGCTGGAATAGATGCGATAAAATGGGGGTTGATGCCGATTATGGAAAAATTTGGCGTCAGGGAATGTGCATTACATACTTTGAAGAGAGGTTCACCTCCTTTAGGTGGTGGTGAAGTACACCTTGTTGTGGATTCATTGATTGCACAACCGATTACAATGCACGCCTTGGATAAAACAATGATTTCAAGTATAAGAGGTGTTTCATACTCCACAAGAGTCAGTCCCTCCCTTGTAAATAGAATGATTGATGGTGCGAAAAAAGTTCTTAAATCTGCTAGTTGTGAAGTAAATATAACTGCAGATGTATGGAGAGGTGAAAACTCAGGTAAAAGTCCAGGTTGGGGTCTAACGCTCGTAGCAGAGAACAAACAAGGATGGAGAATCTTTTCTGAAGCTATCGGTGACGCTGGGGATGTTCCAGAAGATATTGGTGCATCCGTAGCCTATCATCtacttgaagaaataagCAAAAGTGGAGTTGTTGGAAGAAACCAGTTGCCACTTACAATTTTATACATGATCATCGGTAAAGAAGATATCGGAAGACTCAGAATCACTAAGGATCAAATAGATGAAAGATTTGTATGGCTCTTACGggatatcaagaaagttTTCGGTACAGAAATACTCTTGAAGCCAGTGGATGATAACACTACGGATCTAATCGCAACAATCAAGGGTATTGGATTCACAAACACCAATAAGAAAATCGCATAATTGACATTACATATCATTTTATCTGACAAAATGACTCCCATAAGtattcatatataaaaTTTATATGCATATGTGTCAACACAAATTCCTTCGCGTAGCACTTATTATTATCGTATCAAACAATTCCATAAAGCTTGGAACATTCAAGATAAATATTGTAGGATAGTTTTAGTGTCTTTGCAGGGGCATATCGCGGAGCTTTTTGCAAATTTTTTCCCAATTGTCAACATTGTTATTAGTGTATCTCAAATTTATTTCAATCCACCTCTGGAAGCAATCTGTAATCAAGAATTGAGTTTCATGGAATATTGTGAATTCCTCCAATATACACTCCCTGATCAACCAGCTTCGGTTCATTTGATCGAGTATGCTTCTTTTATCTCTGGAGATGCTCTGTTTTACACGATCATATTCTGCTCCTTTCACATCAGGGTTGCTTTCCAAAGTGTTcaatctttcttgatttaTTTCTACCCTTCTTTGTAACTGAGGAATATTGTTACCTGCCATCATCTTATATCTCTCAAACAATCCTTTCAACGCTATAATAACGTCAATGAAAGCCTTGAATCTAACCGAGAGGCCACTGTCGACTTCCTcgttttctctttctatGACATCTGCACATGAATTCAAATGCTCTACTATCAAACCAACACCTTCGTTTATTTGAGAAACTGTTGCAGTGGATTGTGGATACAATGCTTCCGTTGTGTCTGGAATAGCATTAAGGATTTGTCCTAataattttctttcatgGGCAACTTGTTTCATCCTTTTCTCGTATCTTTCTATTAAAACAGTAACTTTAACCCATGTATCCAATGCaatatcaattctttcGTCTGCTTTATTCCATTGTTCGGAAAATTCCTTCCTCCATAAATTCAtgaatgaagaagatatatGCTTATCAGTAAATTCATCTGTTGTATCGTAATGCGCTTGTTTTCTCCAGCCCGAAAGATCTGTTGGAACGGTCAAAAATGTGAGAACCAAGTCATCACTTCTCAAGACAGGATGTTTCATAACCAAATTGATGAAACGGCTCAAGcctttccttcttttcgCCAAAAATAAAGGGTCTGCGTTCTGAGAGCCGATCTTTTTTGGAGGTAGTTCTGGGACCATTCTAAATGGGTATTTTCTTAGTAATACATCTTGTAGCcaatcaaaatcagaataCCTTCTCACCACTGTTCTATCATCCGAGGGATCCGTGTTTGGCAAAGGTGTGAGATGCTTGACCAAATAATTAGTGTGCTTGAACACTAGCCCTTCCCTTTCAGGAATTTCTTCTACACTAACGATATCTTCTGCTAGTGGGAAATATGTCTTTCTTACGGACTCAACCCAGTTCTTATACTCGTCGTTTGCAGCATACTGCGGTGTGTCGGTAGCCTGAAAACGATTCACGCCTCGAATATCTGTCTCTTGTGTAGTACTTCCAATGTTTGGACGGTCCCATAAAACATCATTTTGATATACGTTGGAAGCGGTACCCCTAACAATGTTATCACCATTACTGAATATGTTCACTCCAAGATAATCGTCATTCACACGTTTGTTTGCTTCTTGCTGTAGTGAATCAGCTGAGTATGATTTTAAAGCATTAACAGATGAATTATCAGGTTCCCACACAGATCCACTGATATTGTTGCCGTTTTCTTCAGAATTTACTCTCCAGGGATCAGCCTCTAAATCCATGTTTCTACCGAAATATTACGAGATAATCTCAACTGTTCTTACCACACCtctgttgaaaaaaatgaaaatgccAATAATTGTTTCTGCGGAATGGAGTTGGTAGATTACTACTTAACACGatcaacaaattgatttgCCAGCTCTCTTTTTGTTTACTTCTTTACTTAGGGTGTCTCTATGAATAGATTCTtaatcattttcatcatcatgGTTAAAAGTAATATTAAAAAGAGTATGAATAAATCGTACGTAGAAATTATAGATTGAACGCAGGTCAGCTAGATCGTGGGGAAGGCACTATTTGAGTACGAATCCGGATGAATATCatccaaaatttcattCTTCTAATGAGGTGTTGCTGTTCACTCTTGATTCTTGGTCAATTGATGTAACTGCGGGCGAGACATGCTGAACAGATTCTTGGATGCCCGCACCAAGCGTCTCTTCTGTGCCGCTCTTCATTTCTATATCTTTACCATCGTTCGATGAGTCTGCTACTAAGtcattttctcttcctTCTTCCTCAGGGTCCTCAGGGTCTTCAGGGGTGAAATCCAAATCTATCCAACTAGGCCATGCCGCCTCCTTTCTGATCAGATTTCTGAACAAATCCACCAAAAACTCTTCGAGTTTACCTACGCTTCTCAGCACGGATCCCTCGCCTTGATCCAGCTGACCCAATTCCGTATggattttgatatttctaaTTAGTGAAATCCTCTCTAATGCTCGTTTCCCCATGAAATTTGGTCCACTGGGGTCTACCTGTAATTTATCATTCTCCAATAGCGGATCACTAACATCACATAGGAAACTAATAAAAAgctgtttcttcaaatatgcGAGCAGGCATAAGCAGTGCATGCCAATATCACTTATTCGTAGCTTAACTGGTAAAATCATGAACTGCGGGCTCGGGTAATTAAGAACAAGATCAGCTGACAATTCAATGCTCATATCACCTTTATAATCAAGTTCCACTAATAGTTGCACATCAGTGTTCTTATCCTTCGCagcttcttttgaaatatctcCTTCTTGTAACAGATAAGAATAAAACTCATCTAAAGGATCATCCATCTGTTTTAATATAACATTTGGAGGCATAGTACCTAAATCGAAATTAGTTACCTTAAGATTATTCACGTAACTGGGCAGTTCAAACTCTTGTAGCCGAGAGTTTAAAAAGTCCTTCACACCTTGATTAACGCTTAAATCCCCACGGATATTATCCCAATCAATTTCTACTGACATGATCCACTATGAACAATCTCTCTGGCATATGATTCGACACCATTAGATCCTTACTCTCTTCGTTGCATCGAACAAAACTCAATCTTGTTCGATATGACAAGTACCTGTTAtgaatatttttattaCGCCATtttcatattgaaaagagtTTCAGTTTACATAACCAGAATAATGCCAAAAGTTGGACAGATGAGTTTATAAACAAAGGCATATATTTTGATAGAGCCCTCATTCGAAGATGTTGACAGTAGGTACTGGCAAAATTGCTATGATTCTGTCTTTTTCTAAGCTTACACCCTGCCCACAAGCTTCTGCCCTCGGAAAAAGGTCATTTTTTAACTTGACAACCGAAGCATCGTCCAAAGATGAACAACACTATGTGTTAAAAAGGAACATTCGCGGCACTCCAAATGAGGTTTATGAAGTTGTCTCTGAAGTATCCAACTACAAAGACTTTATTCCATACTGCACTGAATCTTTTGTTAATCTGCgtgatgaaaagaacagaCCTGTAGAAGCAGGACTGAGAGTCGGATTTCAACAATACGATGAGAAGTTTGTGTGTAAGGTTCAGTGTAAAGAGCTATCAGATTTAGTCAAGAGCGTTACAGCAGAATCATTGAGTCATAATCTGTTTCATGTGTTAAATTCGAAGTGGGTTATTAAGGCGCATCCTGGCCGTACGGACCATACAGAAGTTGAGTTGATACTGAGGTATCAGTTCAAATCAAGGCTATACACTAGCGTGGCGTCATTATTTGCGAAAAGTGTCACGGAGCTGATATTAAAAGCTTTTGATAGAAGAGTATAccagttgaaaaagaagggCTCCATAGAAACTAGAGGcatgaaatgaaataatgttaaattttgaattaaataatgaaatataaCGAGATCTTAATATTGtaaaatatttgaagcaC
This window encodes:
- the HRD1 gene encoding E3 ubiquitin-protein ligase HRD1 (weakly similar to uniprot|Q08109 Saccharomyces cerevisiae YOL013C HRD1 Ubiquitin-protein ligase required for endoplasmic reticulum-associated degradation (ERAD) of misfolded proteins genetically linked to the unfolded protein response (UPR) regulated through association with Hrd3p contains an H2 ring finger), which gives rise to MFGLFNRNPEAGAPGQPQNVFLTQKFIAYSLMSYTAAAWSLHYCVTTSFSYLHAMTKITEGIHAMIWGNLFLLNSVLILKGVIHMLFGQLRLIEYEHILERISYTVITLLLSCSSMNGLISVMQIHCVLFVCCRTLHWILKDRMEVTFQANDMRLTLKDILLSRFMFNLLVLTAVDGIIVAYYVNKILYKSNIDVTYTLFIISQYAILGTDLLQVILRTGLNLFELSTIQNRARIRRNADHHVDEPVINHEERPNAVAIEEDEDEDEENAGLEGKFIYEKLIDVFISTVKVIIKFASSFSTGRVMMVTVLWEAITTFKSARGLWKNWKSSKSLDASLMDATDIQIESGEIDICIVCMEDFLPSHQRKSDGKKVKILPCTHALHLSCLKNWIARSPTCPICRLPIFDENGNVMPYQDHSQSTDPNTTAQEISPGIAVETNSQTNINTLETTNQNITLSPDNSTAQNLAFLPTRNTSLIIPIQREDEHKHKFKILTESGKEIEGSLILRNNIDTTKGSVVLPQDLLIDQDASQLKRKIADLESKLEELSKKVKRE
- a CDS encoding OPA3 family protein (conserved hypothetical protein) is translated as MSAIALKLGALLVRQVTRPMANVLKRQAKEHAVFKEICIGLAQKMHVADVVLRSKLTPTKFSKTIRPLNDTKAVENGATLLSEGFVFGVTGSVVVWETLRQRQKELDRREQVTQDIAFLQSEIEELRSTTKTQSDQIKSCQSLKEELKLIQSKLSSHK
- the HTZ1 gene encoding histone H2AZ (similar to uniprot|Q12692 Saccharomyces cerevisiae YOL012C HTZ1 Histone variant H2AZ exchanged for histone H2A in nucleosomes by the SWR1 complex involved in transcriptional regulation through prevention of the spread of silent heterochromatin); amino-acid sequence: MSGKVHGGKGKSGAKDSGSLKSQSHSARAGLQFPVGRVKRYLKRNAAGRTRVGSKAAIYLTAVLEYLTAEVLELAGNAAKDLKVKRITPRHLQLAIRGDDELDSLIRATIASGGVLPHINKALLLKVEKKHK
- the PLB3 gene encoding lysophospholipase (uniprot|O59863 Kluyveromyces lactis KLLA0C05940g PLB Lysophospholipase precursor) gives rise to the protein MWFLNSVNLLFLVCSVALHLDAVNAWSPTNGYAPGVVDCDENINLVRKADAVSDDEADWLKVRHESTVPALKDFLQRGFKGFTNDTSIIDKLLATQDTAPKVAIACSGGGYRAMLSGAGMISAMDNRTDGANDHGLGGLLQSSTYLAGLSGGNWLVGTLAYNNWTSVQAIINNMTDDNSIWDISNSIVNPGGINIFSSISRWDDISDAVEEKKKAGFNTSITDVWGRALSYNFFPSLDEGGVGYTWNTLRDVDVFKNGEMPFPISVAVGRYPGTQVVNLNATVFEFNPFEMGSWDYTLHTFTDVRYAGTNVTNGTPNVTGKCVAGFDNTGFVMGTSSSLFNQFLLQLNTTDLPSFLYNLLHGFLTDASDDYDDISIWAPNPFYEITNIPSNYSQSISEDDTLYLVDGGEDGQNIPLTPLLQTEREIDVIFALDNSADTDQSWPDGFSLTQTYARQFGLQGKGIAFPYVPDVNTFTNLGLNTRPTFFGCDARNLTDLESIPPLVVYMPNTRESFNSNTSTFKMSYSTSERFKMIQNGFEAVTMKNLTKDENFMGCISCAILRRKQESLNYTLPSECDACFEKYCWNGTVDATTPISSTTSSSASSTSTSDSGNKENSARILAPRSTLSLLIGGLASVFISF